The window CACAAGATTAGCCCCGCTTTCTGCCGCTTTGATCGCCATCTGTTCGCCGATCCCGCTTGAAGCGCCGGTTATCACCACGTTTTTTCCGTGAATCCGCGGATTCATAAAATACTTCACCTCCATAAGGAAATATGGCAGGATTGCTACCCATCATCATACCATTTTTCCGCTCAATAAAACACAAAATGTTTAGAATGTCTAAGGGCGTTGGAAACAACTTTTCATACATAATCATTGGCTGGGAACCGTGGCAAAAGTGCTGTTTTCTTCATTCAAAAGCGCTTCTAATCGTCAGTTTTTTCCGAAAATAGCCCTTGACAATGAGGTCTTTTTTTTGCATAATTTTGTAATAATCGTGTGGAGCAAAAAGCAATGAATAAGGCCAGTAAATAGAAAATGATGTAAGAGAGTGAAGCTCCTGGGCTGCGAAGCTTCATCATCCTCTTTTCTATTGAACCTACCTTATGAGCTGTCAAGATACTTGACCGTTTATCCCGCGTTAACGGAAACGAGCGTGCAAATGATTCCATTTGCAAATAAAGGTGGTACCACGGAAGATTCCCTTTCGTCCTTTTAAAGGATGAAAGGTTTTTTTATTTGAAATAGAAAAAAGCAAAAAATATTCCCATCATCTGCTCTTGACTAAAAACGTTCTAAAGGAGGAAAACAACATGAAAGTCGTCTTTATCGGCGCCGGTTCTATGGCAGAAGCCATCATTGCCGGCGGACTCAGCCAAAAGGCACTGATAAAAGAAGAAGTAATTGTGACAAATCGATCCAACCAAAAACGTTTGCAAGAATTAGAGGAAAAGTACGGCATTTCCTCTTGTGGCCGGGACCGCCTTGACGAAGCTTTACGGGAAGCCGATGTCGTCATCTTGGCTATGAAACCAAAAGACGCCAAAGAGGCGCTGGAAGCGATCAAGCCTCACGTTCCTTCCACTGTACTTGTTATTTCCGTGCTTGCCGGTGTATCCATCTCTTTTATTGAGGAAACGTTGGAAATTCCTTGCGCCGTCGTCCGCGCAATGCCTAATACTTCAGCCGCAATCGGGCAATCAGCAACTGGAATCGTATTGAACCGCCATGTAACGGAGCAGCAGCAAAAATACACCTTGAATCTTTTCTCAGCCATTGGCTTAACGGCCATCGTAGAAGAAGATCAGATTGATGCCGTAACCGGTTTATCAGGAAGCGGCCCTGCTTATATTTATTATCTGGTAGAAGCGATGGAAAAAGCAGCCGCTGAAATCGGCTTGGATGAAGATACCGCCAAACCGTTGATCATCCAAACTTTATTAGGAGCAGCGAAAATGCTTTCGACAACCGGACAAAAAGCAGAAGATTTGCGCAAAGCAGTGACCAGTCCCGGCGGCACCACTGAAGCCGGCCTGCGCGTCTTGGAAGAAAGACAAATGAGAGAAGCTGTGATCGATTGCATCAAAGCCGCGACTGCTCAATCCAAAAAACTGGGACTTCCTTTTCTAAAACAAATATCCAACCGGTAAAGTCACTGCTGCCTTTCATTCTTGCAATACTGAGGATGTTTTCTCTTAAAGGGCTGATCCTTTCAAAAAAGGATTACGCCCTTTTCTTTTAGGCTTATTGGATTATGTCGATCGGGAAAATCAGATTATTTATAATCAATGAAAAAAATTGTTATAATGAAAAGTACGTCAAAAAGGAGGAGATAAAATGGCGGTAAAACTTTTTGAACCGTATACGGTGAAAAATGTAACCTTCAAAAACCGGATCGTCATGTCACCGATGTGCATGTATTCGGCTGAAAATCAACAAGGTTTTTTGGAAGACTGGCATTATGTCCATTACACAACTCGGGCAGTCGGCCAAGTCGGATTAATCATAGTAGAATCGACTGCCGTGTTGCCGGAAGGAAGAATTTCTCCTAAAGATTTGGGCATATGGAGCGACGACCATATTGAAGGCTTTGCCAAACTTGTTTCCATGGTCCAAAAACATGGAGCCAAAATCGGCATTCAATTAGGGCACGCGGGCAGAAAAGCCGATTTGGAAGGCGATATTTATGCGCCGTCAGCGATTGCCTTTAACGAAACATCCAAAACGCCGAAAGAAATGACAAAAGAAGATATACAAAAAACGATTCGCGCCTTTCAAGAAGGAGCAAGACGGGCCAAAGAAGCCGGTTTTGACGTAATTGAAATCCATGCGGCGCACGGATACTTAATCAACCAATTTCTTTCCCCGCTGTCCAACAAGCGGACGGACGAATATGGTGGTTCAGCGGAAAACCGCTTGCGTTTTCTAATAGAAACGATCAAAGCGGTGAAAGAAGTCTGGGATGGTCCTTTGTTTGTAAGGGTATCGGCTAACGACTACCACGAAAAAGGATTAACCCCTGACGACTACGTGGAAATTGCTAAACAATTAAAAGAACAAGGCGTGGACTTAATCGATGTCAGCTCTGGAGCAGTCGTTCCGGCCAAAATCCATGCTTATCCGGGCTATCAAGTGCCTTTTGCGGAAAAAATTAAACACGGCGCCGGAATAGCGGTTGGAACAGTAGGCTTGATTACTTCCAGCATTCAAGCCGAAGAAATCTTGCAAAATGATCGCGCCGATCTCGTTTTCCTCGCACGCGAATTGCTTCGCGAGCCTTATTGGCCACGCAAAGCCGCAAAAGAATTAAATGCTGCAATCGAAGCACCGGTTCAATACAGCCGAGGCTGGTAAAAAGATCTCATCCTCTTTTCAAGAAAAAAGGAAGGCCAACATTAGCCTTCCTTTTTTGTGATGTCTTCGATTTTGACTTCCATAAAATCATGAACCAATACAGTCGGCTGAAAAATCGATTCCGCTTCTTTCTGCAAGTGATCCCATTCCTCCACAGGATAACGGGAGCTGACATGATTTAAGCACAACGCTTTTGCATTCGCTTTTTTAGCAATTTCAGCTGCTTGAGCCGTGGTCGAATGAAAATATTCATACGCCATCTCTGCACTTTCAGCGGAAAATGTGCCTTCATGAACAAGCATATCCGCATCCTTAGCCAGATCTACAGCAGCTTGGCAAGGACGGGTATCGCCAAGAATGGCGACGACCTTTCCTTTCTTGGAAGGTCCGACAAATTCTTTTCCGTCGATGACGCGGCCGTCTTCGAGCACAACTGTTTCGCCATTTTTTATTTTTTTATAAAGAGGCCCCGGCATAATTCCCATTTCTTTTAATTTATCTACAAGCAAAACACCGGGTTTATCCTTTTCTGTAATCCGATACCCGTACGATGGAATCCCGTGTTCCAAAAGCCGTGTTTCCACGATCATTTGCTCATCTTCAAAAACGATTCCCTCTTCAATTTCTTCAATGATGAGCGGATAGCGCAGCCTCGTTTCGCTGACCTCCAAGCTGACGCGCAAGAAATCGGCAATACCCTTAGGTCCGTATACCGTCAAAGGAGTCTCCCCTGCCTGAAACGAACGGCTTCCCAAAAGCCCCGGAAGACCGAAAATATGATCACCGTGCAAGTGGGTAATAAAAATTTTTTCAATTTTTCTCGGTTTTAACGATGTGCGAAGAATCTGATGCTGTGTTCCTTCTCCACAATCGAACAACCATACCGTTCCTCGTTCAGCGAGGAGTTTTAAAGCCAAGGCACTGACGTTTCTTGCTTTGGCCGGTACACCCGCTCCTGTTCCTAAAAACAACAATTCCAAACAACTCACACCCTTTTAACAAACTACCTGTTTCCCGTTCTTCCATTCTGTCATAAATGCACGTCTTTTTCCAACAAAACATGAATTTTGCCATCTAAAACAACGTCATCCATCTCCTTTTTCACGGCAAGCCTTGCGCATAATAGTTGCCTAAAGGCGTCAGAACGTCTAAAATTAAATACCTGTATAGGAAAAAATGTTCATGCTTTGGAAATAGAAAAGAGGTGTTTGGTTTTAGCCTGTTTGGCGAAAACTAACAGAGCATAGAACATCCTTTAAACAGCAGCAAACTTTTGTTACATAAAAGATGTAAAAAGTGAGGTCATATACAGTGAAACAATCAGAATCTCCAGCAACTTTAATTATGATTTTCGGTGCAACAGGGGATTTAGCGAAGAGAAAGCTGTTTCCTTCTCTTTACCATCTATTTCGAAAAAAGAAATTATCAGAGCGATTTGCCGTCATTGGCGTAGCCAGAAGAGAATGGTCAAAAGAAACCTTCCAATCCCATGTAAAAGACTCCGTTATTGCTTCAATCGGAAAAGTGGACAATATCGATGAGTTTATTTCCCATTTTTATTATCAGCCTCATGATGTGTCAGACTCAGAGTCGTATGTTGCTTTGAAAAAGTTGGCACAAACATTGGATGAACAATACAACCTTGAAGGGAACCGGATCTTTTATCTGGCAATGGCTCCGGAATTTTTTGGAACGATCGCCGAACATTTGAAAAAAGACGGATTGACAGACACAAATGGATTCACCCGTCTCGTCATCGAAAAACCGTTTGGCCATGATTTAGAATCAGCCATCGAATTGAATAAACGAATTCGAACGGCCTTTTCCGAATCTGAGATCTATCGGATTGACCACTATTTAGGAAAAGTCATGGTGCAAAATATCGAAGCGATCCGCTTTGCTAATGCCCTTTTTGAACCATTATGGAACAACCGCTACATTTCAAACATCCAAGTGACTTCCAGCGAAACGCTGGGAGTAGAAGAACGAGGACGGTATTACGAAAACAGCGGTGCACTGCGCGATATGTTCCAAAACCATATGCTGCAAATGGTGGCGCTGCTTGCCATGGAACCACCGATTAAATTGACAACAGATGAAATCCGCAGCGAAAAAGTAAAAGTTTTGCGCGCGCTTCGTCCAATAAAAGGAGATCAAGTGCACGAGTACTTCGTCCGCGGCCAATACGGAAAAGGAGTCATTAATGGCAAAGAAGTGGTCGCTTATCGGGAAGAACCGAACGTCGATCCTCATTCCAATACTGAAACGTTTGTAGCCGGGAAAGTCATGATAGACAATTTCCGCTGGGCCGGCGTACCTTTTTACATTCGAACAGGAAAAAGGATGGCTACGAAATCAACGAAAATTGTCGTCCAATTTAAAGATGTCCCGATGAATCTTTATTACAAGATGGATCAACCATTGTCCCCTAATCTGCTTGTGATCCATATTCAGCCTGAGGAAGGAATCACCCTTCATTTAAACACAAAACAAAGCGGTCAGAGCACGGGCATGATTCCAATCAAACTAAGCTTTGGAAATAACAGTTTTGACGCCATCAACACGCCTGAAGCCTACGAAAAGCTTTTATACGATGCCATTCGGGGAGATGCGACCAACTTTACCCACTGGGATGAAGTTTCCCTCTCATGGCGTTTTGTCGATGAAATTTCTGAAGTATGGGCCAACACTTCCGCCCATTTCCCTAATTATGAAGCTGGTTCTATGGGACCGAAAGAAGCTGACCAACTGCTTGAAAAAGACGGATTCTTCTGGTGGCCTATTGATCGGCTTGATGTAGACAATTGTCAATAAAAATCCAATCATCAGCGGTCATTTTCTTTCCGCTGATGATTGCCGTCATGCCTATCCATTGGATACACATACTGCCACCGTTCACTGCCATCCAATACTTAGGCATTTTACGTCAAAGACTCTTTCAAGCGGGAATCCGAACGAGTCAAACCGAACCGTGCAAAAAGAAAAGGAGGTTATAAAATTGAAAATTATTGACATAACTGCTCCAATTTATGAAGGAATGCCGGTTTATAAAAATAAGCCGGAAAAACAGCCATCGATTACCACTCAAACAAATGGCCATGTAACGGAGTCACGAATTTGCATGGACGTACATACCGGTACACATGTCGATGCTCCGCTCCATATGATGAACGACGGAAAAACGATTGAAACGATCTCGATCGAAAAACTCGTTCGTCCTTGCAAAGTGATCGATTTGACACATGTCCATGAAAAAATTACGAAATCAGATGTAGAAAATGCGGATATTCAAAAAGACGACTTTATTTTATTGAAAACGAAAAACTCGTTTGATAAAGAATTTAATTTTGATTTCATTTATCTTGCTGAAGATGCAGCCCGCTACTTGGCGGAAATCGGAATCGCCGGTGTCGGCATCGATTCCTTAGGCATAGAACGTGCTCAGCCGGAGCACCCCACTCATCGTGCTCTGATGGACAAAGACATCGTGGTCATCGAAGGACTTCAATTGGCGGACGTGGAAGAAGGGTCCTATTTTATGATTGCGGCCCCTTTAAATATTCAAGGAACGGATGCCTCTCCAGCCCGAGTTCTTTTGCTGGATAATTGGAAATAAAGAAATGCGATGAAAAAGAGCAGCTTGTGCGCTTCACAGGCTGTTCTTTTTTTGGTAATCATGTTTCGTCATCCCCATTTCGCCTGGAACTTCCTGCCTATCTATCCGTTTAGATTCATCGGGGTTTTGCCTTGATCGTCAAATTTCTTTTATTGATGAAAATGGACTCTTTTCATGATCCATTATCTTTAGGAAAAAACGGCCATCTTGACCGATATTTGAACCTTTTTCAGCCATCCCGAATAGGTGTAACTAAACCAGCCAACATAATATAGGCTTGAAAATATTAGCTTAGGAGGCGGTTCCGGTGGTTGGAAAAAAGATCGATGACGTGTTAAAAGAAGGATTATACGGAAAAAAAGAATTGAAACCTGAAGAGCGAAAACGATTTTTAGGAACGTTTCGAGAACGCGTGGAAGGTGCCTTGACGATTAGCCAAGTACAAGAGCCGGACATCTATCCGGAAGTGAAAGAATGGATCCGAAAACCCGGCGTCCGCCTGCTTTTAAACGGAAAAATAGACTATTCTCATATTAGCAAATATATCAGACTGGCCAACGACCAAAACATTTCTTATACCATCATCCAAAATCATGAAGCAGAAACGGATATCGGCTTGGTAGTCGCTCATAAACACGCGGTCGACAAAGAAATGATTTGGGCATCCAAAAAGAAGCCAGCCTCTACAGAACAAAAAAAGAAAAAGAATGGCTTGTTTTCTAAAATCTTTAAATAAAAATGATTCAATAATGAAATCCTGCTTAACGATTGGAGATTCTTTTTTCCTATATGCCTTCATAAACAAAAAAAGTATCTCATATTTGTCTTTTCTAATCGAAAAATATATTCTAAAGATAGACTAGTCCTATTCATAATCGTTGCTATGAAGGAGATGTGGGTTATGAGTTTAAAGAAAACCTTTACGCTTGCTGGTTCGGATTCCAGTGGTGGAGCCGGTCTTCAAGCTGATTTGAAAACATTCCAAGAGCTGGGCGTCTATGGAATGACAGCCATTACTTCCATTGTTGCCATGGATCCAAAAAACAACTGGCATCATAACGTTTTTCCGGTGGATGTAAAAACGGTTGAACCGCAATTAGAAACCATTCTTTCCGTCGGGATTGACGCCATGAAAACGGGTATGCTCGGATCTGTCGACATTATTGAACTCGCCGCCCGTAAAATTGATGAATATCATTTAGATAAAGTCGTGATTGATCCGGTGATGGTATGTAAAGGAGAAGATGAAGTTCTTCAACCTGAAAATACAGACGCGATGCGCGAATTATTGCTGCCGCGTGCAACGATTGTCACTCCAAACCTTTTTGAAGCATGGCAATTAGCACAAACCGGCCCTATTAAAACGATTGAGGATATGAAAAAAGCGGCTGTGAAAATCCATGAATTAGGGGCCAAAAATGTCGTGATCAAAGGCGGAAAACAGCTGCAGCATGAAAAAGCTGTTGACTTATTCTACGATGGTCAAAACTTCCGTGTATTTGAATCGGAAAAAATTGATACCACTTATAATCACGGTGCAGGCTGTACTTTTGCCGCCGCCATCACAGCTCAACTAGCAAAAGGCAGCTCAGTGGAAGAAGCCGTCCGTTTTGCAAAAGATTTTGTTCATGCAGCAATTGAACACGGCTTTAAATTGAATCAGTATGTTGGCCCGGTTATGCACGGTGCTTATACCCGATTTGTTTCTAAAGCAACCGTATGAAATGCTAAACCAGCACATAGAAATGCATGATGAAAAAAGGCATGTTATAACCCTGCATGCCTTTTTTCATTTCCTAGGATGTTTGTTATTATCTTTGATTTTAGCCGCTGGATGATGTCAGCAATCAGGTAGGTGTGCATTGAATAATCGGATCAACAAACGGCTACATAAAAATGTTTTCAGCCATAAGATTGGAAATACAATCACGCCAATATAAAGGATCAGCCATCTTCCATAAAGCCTCTTTTTCCATGGATGAAAGATATCTGGTCCATTCTTGGTTATTTACAGATTTCTAAAATCTTATGTATCGCTTTGGCTACGCCATCTTCATCGTTTTTACTTGTCTCATACGGACAAAGATTTTTCACTGCTTGTACCGCGTTTCCCATCGCAATCGGAAAACCGACTCTTTCTAACATCGAAAGGTCATTCAAATTATCTCCCACCGCCATCGTATGTTGTAAAGAAATTCCTTTTTCTTTCACAAAGCGTTCCAAGGCAATACCTTTTTGTGCGGAGATATGGTTGATTTCAATGTTGCGAAACCCTGACGACGTCACGTGAATATCGTCCAGTTCATACTCCAGCTTGGTGCTGAGCTCTTCAAACAGCGACTCTTTTTTATCGAATGCCAATATTTTAAAAAAACGAATGGAAGGATCATTGAAAATTTCTTTTGAGTCGTATACGTTTTGGATATGTCGAATATCACCGCGATTTTTAAGATGGATGCGGATTTCTTCTTCTGAAACTTCGGGATTAGCCGATTGGAAAATATCCACCAACATTTCGATGCTTGTTTCATAGTCTTCTGTAAAAATGCCTTTATTGGTAAAAAATTCATAATAAAGCCCGAATTTTTCAAGATAATCCGCCACTTGAGAGGCAGTTTTGGCGCTAATGACAGATCTATGAGTAATTTCACCTGCTTCATTTCTTACTTCCGCACCGTTTAACCCAATCACTGTACAACGGATCCCTGCTTCGTCTAAAACCTCTTTTGCTTCTTGATAAGAACGCCCCGTTGCAATCACAAATTCGACTCCTTGCTCTTGAGCTAATTGAATCGCGTCACGATTTGCCGGACTAATTTGTTGTTTGGAGTTTAATAAGGTCCCGTCCATATCAGATGCAATGCATCGAATCATGAGGTCCACACCTTTCTTCGCTTATATTCGGTGATCTTTTTCAAATTGTCCTCCATCTTCTTTTTCTCCTTTGTTCATGAATCTCCTTTCGAATTTTTTCTTACCAGCAGGTTCCAATGCTTAAAAAAATGTTTAAATAAACGGGAACCATTCAATTAACATTTCTTCATCATATGTACTCGATTTTTCTTTCCGATATGCCTTTCGAATCCGCCATTTTTTGAATCACCTTCTTGGACGATGAAAAGAATTTAACGCTGTTGTAAGGGGGCGATTGAGTGATTCGAGGTTCAAATCAAGCGATCAATTGGTTTCCTTACACTTTCTATATTAAAAAAGAATTATTAAGGGCCTTTTACGAAATTATAAAATACTTATAAATTTCATTCACGCAAAAAAAATTGTCTATTCGATGTCCATCCATTTAATCTTAAACTTTGTTCCGCCTTTTATAAATGGCAAAAGGGGCAAATCCTCATCGATGACCTTTCCGATTACATTTACTTTCTCATCTGCCGGCAAATCGCGTTTTACGATTTGAATCTCTCCTCGATAACGTCCATACAGAAGATTATCTACTGTAATGGACCCTTTTTTTCGCTCGATTGTATGGATAGGCTCCAATAATGGTTTACCAACTAACCCATTTTCGCGTGATTCTTGAGAACGGATCACATCTCTTGCTGCATCTACTCGATTCGTTTGCACTACAGAAATGTCTTTTTGAAGGATATCATTTTGAACAAAGGGTTTCGCTCGCAGCAAAAAAATATTTTGATTGAATGTAGAAAACTGTTCCAATGCTTTCTCGCTGATCCGAACATCACCGATCAAGATTTTATCAACGCTCTCATTTATTTTTAAATCGAGAAACGCTAAAAAAGGTGAAGAATAGCGATGATCTTCCAATGTCGGCAATCCTGAATACAAAGGGCCTCTCTTTTCCTCATCTCCGGGAATAAAGGCCGCAACAAGAATTCCTTCCTTTTGCAGCCAGTCATTTTGCAGCGAAAAATCCTTTCTATCCAATCCCGTTTCAGGTCGAGGATAATAATTATGCCATGCTTCCGTATTTTCAATGCATAGCCCTAACGACTTTAAGCGTCTCATCCCCTCCTTTGTTAACGTGCTTGCATTTAAAGCAATCTTCATTTTACGAGATAATTCAACGATGATCTCTTCACTGATTCCGTAATCGATGCGCAAACCCGTTAATCCCCAAGACGTAAGCCTGTCTATTGATTCCCATGTGCAGCCTAAACGCTTGAGCGATTTCGGAGATATATCCACCGTTAATTCCATCCCATATTTTTTAGCCAATTCCCCCAGCTCTTTTAAACGTTTTACAGAAAGATCCGGATTTTCTTCAGGAATCTGCAAAGAAGTAAAGATCGAAGTAAAGCCCGCTGATTTCATTTTGGCAATATATCCTTCATGACGAGAGATTGAATCTGATAAGTAAATCGATATTCCACGCATCACTATTGCTCCTTTTCAAATCTTACTAACTCAACTTTCGCACACAGAAATATTTAAGCATTGCTTGATATAATTAGGTATAGTGGCCAACCATTTATTCATTTGATTTTTAAAGATGTCCATGTTCAAAGAAACCTCGGCTTCCGCCAAAGTTTGGAAAAGGTCAATAAGTGATTGAAGGGCAGTAATAAAATCTATGTCTTTTACATCTTCGCAAAGGATGTAAAAAAGGTTGCCAATCGTCTTAGGATCCTCCTCTTTTCGCATTTGCCAAGCAATGAGAATATATCGTGTAAAAACAATGGTTGTATGGCTAATTAACATGTCGTAGGAACGTCCCTGGAATTCTTTCTCTAAATTTAAAAGGGATTTATTGCATTTGAAGAAGACTTCAATGTCCCAACGCATGCCGTAAATACGAATGATCTCTTCATTTTCTAATGTTGTATCTGTGCTGAGAATGGCAAGCCATTCGCTCCGTTTATTACGGTTTCGTACAAATAGAATTTTTACTGGAATTCCATTGTCTAAAGTAGCATAAACGGATCCGCGAATGTCTTTTTTACCCATGTGAGGTTTTGCCAATTTGTAAAGTTGATTCAGTGTGAAACGTTCACCATTGTAAACGTATCGCTGCTTTAATTGCTTCACCAAGCCAATGACAAATAACCCTTTGTTCGTAATCTTCTCAATTAAAGGCGCTTGTGTAAACCAGGAATCCATGAGAACATAGTCAGCTATAATCCCTTTTTCAAGCGCATGATCAAGTAAAGCTGAAGCCACGTCCGGTTTTGATTTCAGAGCTTCCTGGCGACGCTTATAGCCAGATGTTCGTTTATCAATATTGGTATTGATTTCTTGCAGGCGATTTTCCTTTTTCGGTGAACTTAGAAGAGCAAAATCAATGGGAATAAAAGTAAAACTATCGGTCCAGCCAAGGGTAAGCATTTGAAACCCTTTCAAGTACTGATGGGTAGAGTGATCAAAAACCTTAGCCAACAGTTCAACCGACTTACTACGGTTTCTTGAAAAGACAGAATCATCAATCACAAAAGCTGTGACACGATCTTTTGAAGTTAATGGTTGAAGCAGACGGATCATTTCACTGCTTAATGAAAGCAGAAACTTTCTCCAATGATAGGTTGGTGTATTTAAAAAGCGATAGACTGTATCCTTTCCGGGCAGATCCTGAGATCGTTTACTCATAAAAGCACGAAACCAGTTCTTATATTGGAAGACTAAAAGAAAAATCAGTTTGAAAACAGTAAGACAAGAATACCCGGAAAGTTTCGTAATATTCGCTTTTCTTAAATGATATCCAATATTTAATTCGGAAAATCCTTGTTTAATTTCTTTTGGTAATTGCGCAAAGTAGTCTTTATTCGTTATCATAGTGGTGACACCTTTCTTTTGGATTTGGTTTCGTCACCAATATTTTACCAAAAGAATAGGTGTCTTTCTTTATGTTTTAAAAAATGTCAAATGATAATTTTGTACTTCCCAAAACCATTTACATCAAGCATTTAAACAAGATTTTGGACTGCGAAAGCTGAGTTACTAATAAAAAAGAAAAGTGTCAGACATCGATCTATATAGGGGCCACTCTTATAGAAAAATCCTATATACAAGATGGATTGGCTGTCAGACATTTCTCTCTTCATTGAACGAAAATATATTTCTATTATTTTATGTTTTCCGACATTTCTTCTTTATAACCAAATAGGTAAGTGAAAATAAAGCCACATGCATAAGCGATCACAATGCCTATTAGATAATAAAAATATTTATTATCAACAATAAGTGGTGTAAGGGACAAACCTGACACTCCTATAGCAGAAGCAGCTGTTTTCATAAAAGCTTGAAAGGCCCCGCCAACCGCCGCGCCTAAACAAGCAGTAACAAACGGTCTTCCCAACGGCAAAGTAACTCCATACAATAACGGTTCCCCTATTCCAAGAAAGCCTGCAGGTAATCCCCCTTTAATAATACTTCTTAATTTTTTATTTTTAGTTTTGACAAATATGGCAATCGCAGCACCAACTTGACCGGCGCCTGCCATTGCTAAAACAGGCAATAACGGGGTGCTCCCTGTAGCATGAATTAATTCAAGATGAATAGGCGTTAATCCTTGATGCAATCCAAGCATGACAAGCGGCAAGAAGAATCCGGCTAATATCGCACCCGCTATAACGCCACCGACATCTAAGATAGCTTTGATTCCGGTCGTGATGCCATCGGCCACGACTCCTGCAACAGGTTGTATCGCATAAAGACTTAAAATACTAACGATCAATACCGTAATCAGTGGAGTAAAAATAATATCAATTGAATTCGGCATGATCTTTCTGATTTGTTTTTCTACAACCGTCATCAACCAAGCAGCAAAAATGACTCCGAATAAACCGCCTCGCCCAGGGATAAGAGCATCTCCATAAATATGAATTTCAGCAAGACCCGGATTAAACAACAGCATGCCGGCAATGGCTCCAAGAACCGGAGTGCCATTAAATTCCTTTGCCGTATTCCAACCTACTAAAACAGCTAAATACGTAAAAATACAACTACCAACTAGCAATAAAATTTGCATCCAAGTCGTCTTGTCATCTACACCAACATTTTTTGCAAAGTTCGCTGCTCCATTGATAATCCCTGAAGCTACAAGACCAGGGATTAAAGGTATAAAAATATTCCCTATTTTCCTCAAGAAATTTTTAAAAGGCGTCTGATTTTTCGATTTTATATTGGCTTTTTTAAGTGCAGCTCTTTCCTCAAAAGTCAATTCATCTGGTTCCGCCGTTTCTTCTCCTATTTTAATCCCTGTCGAACGGCTAATGGCATCGGCTACTTTATTAACGGTTCCCGGACCTACAATAATTTGTAAAGTGCCGTCATCCACGACCCCCATGACGCCTTCTATTTGCCGTAATGCCTCTATATCCGCTTTTTCTTCGTTTTTCAATTCAAGACGTACTCTCGTCATACAGTGTGCCAATTTGCGGATATTCTCTTTACCGCCCGTGTATTGGAGAATCTTCTTTGCAATCTGTTCTTCTTTTGTCATACTTCTCCCTCCAAGCCGATCTAAAGTGCTTTGCGAATAAACCCTTTTGCCTTCTCCAGTTTTTTTATGGCTTCCTCATATGAACATTTAAGTAAAATCATAATAATGGCTGCTTTTACATGATGATTGGCTTTTTCAAAATATTGGCTGGCTGTTTCATAATCAACATCCGTCGCTTCCATAATGATTCGCTTTGATCTTTCTACTAGCTTCTGATTCGTCGGTTGTACGTCTACCATTAAATTTT of the Bacillus smithii genome contains:
- the proC gene encoding pyrroline-5-carboxylate reductase, which translates into the protein MTKNVLKEENNMKVVFIGAGSMAEAIIAGGLSQKALIKEEVIVTNRSNQKRLQELEEKYGISSCGRDRLDEALREADVVILAMKPKDAKEALEAIKPHVPSTVLVISVLAGVSISFIEETLEIPCAVVRAMPNTSAAIGQSATGIVLNRHVTEQQQKYTLNLFSAIGLTAIVEEDQIDAVTGLSGSGPAYIYYLVEAMEKAAAEIGLDEDTAKPLIIQTLLGAAKMLSTTGQKAEDLRKAVTSPGGTTEAGLRVLEERQMREAVIDCIKAATAQSKKLGLPFLKQISNR
- the namA gene encoding NADPH dehydrogenase NamA, which translates into the protein MAVKLFEPYTVKNVTFKNRIVMSPMCMYSAENQQGFLEDWHYVHYTTRAVGQVGLIIVESTAVLPEGRISPKDLGIWSDDHIEGFAKLVSMVQKHGAKIGIQLGHAGRKADLEGDIYAPSAIAFNETSKTPKEMTKEDIQKTIRAFQEGARRAKEAGFDVIEIHAAHGYLINQFLSPLSNKRTDEYGGSAENRLRFLIETIKAVKEVWDGPLFVRVSANDYHEKGLTPDDYVEIAKQLKEQGVDLIDVSSGAVVPAKIHAYPGYQVPFAEKIKHGAGIAVGTVGLITSSIQAEEILQNDRADLVFLARELLREPYWPRKAAKELNAAIEAPVQYSRGW
- the rnz gene encoding ribonuclease Z, yielding MELLFLGTGAGVPAKARNVSALALKLLAERGTVWLFDCGEGTQHQILRTSLKPRKIEKIFITHLHGDHIFGLPGLLGSRSFQAGETPLTVYGPKGIADFLRVSLEVSETRLRYPLIIEEIEEGIVFEDEQMIVETRLLEHGIPSYGYRITEKDKPGVLLVDKLKEMGIMPGPLYKKIKNGETVVLEDGRVIDGKEFVGPSKKGKVVAILGDTRPCQAAVDLAKDADMLVHEGTFSAESAEMAYEYFHSTTAQAAEIAKKANAKALCLNHVSSRYPVEEWDHLQKEAESIFQPTVLVHDFMEVKIEDITKKEG
- the zwf gene encoding glucose-6-phosphate dehydrogenase — translated: MKQSESPATLIMIFGATGDLAKRKLFPSLYHLFRKKKLSERFAVIGVARREWSKETFQSHVKDSVIASIGKVDNIDEFISHFYYQPHDVSDSESYVALKKLAQTLDEQYNLEGNRIFYLAMAPEFFGTIAEHLKKDGLTDTNGFTRLVIEKPFGHDLESAIELNKRIRTAFSESEIYRIDHYLGKVMVQNIEAIRFANALFEPLWNNRYISNIQVTSSETLGVEERGRYYENSGALRDMFQNHMLQMVALLAMEPPIKLTTDEIRSEKVKVLRALRPIKGDQVHEYFVRGQYGKGVINGKEVVAYREEPNVDPHSNTETFVAGKVMIDNFRWAGVPFYIRTGKRMATKSTKIVVQFKDVPMNLYYKMDQPLSPNLLVIHIQPEEGITLHLNTKQSGQSTGMIPIKLSFGNNSFDAINTPEAYEKLLYDAIRGDATNFTHWDEVSLSWRFVDEISEVWANTSAHFPNYEAGSMGPKEADQLLEKDGFFWWPIDRLDVDNCQ
- a CDS encoding cyclase family protein, with protein sequence MKIIDITAPIYEGMPVYKNKPEKQPSITTQTNGHVTESRICMDVHTGTHVDAPLHMMNDGKTIETISIEKLVRPCKVIDLTHVHEKITKSDVENADIQKDDFILLKTKNSFDKEFNFDFIYLAEDAARYLAEIGIAGVGIDSLGIERAQPEHPTHRALMDKDIVVIEGLQLADVEEGSYFMIAAPLNIQGTDASPARVLLLDNWK
- a CDS encoding YueI family protein, which encodes MVGKKIDDVLKEGLYGKKELKPEERKRFLGTFRERVEGALTISQVQEPDIYPEVKEWIRKPGVRLLLNGKIDYSHISKYIRLANDQNISYTIIQNHEAETDIGLVVAHKHAVDKEMIWASKKKPASTEQKKKKNGLFSKIFK